In the genome of Manis javanica isolate MJ-LG chromosome 17, MJ_LKY, whole genome shotgun sequence, one region contains:
- the KIFC3 gene encoding kinesin-like protein KIFC3 isoform X1 gives MVPSRRTWNLGATPSLCSLWRVGRAGEPAQGMARPAPASPATRPFPHTGPGRLRTGRGKDIPASGDEDASTRSAARPALAQCRALSVDWAGPGSPHRLYVTVQQALLDKGCKSKSQGTKEEKLLKRQALAPRRDREAQEAGGTMNIEKTGGRLFGSGRCSSLSGLPGAAPVVHRMVEAMSQLQEEKARLQEELAALRERLALQDSDQPITSTQLQKQVENLKEKLISQAQEASRLRSELGGTDLEKHWDLLMVENERLRQEMRRCEAELQELRTKPAAPCAGCEHSQESAQLRDKLSQLQLEVVENKGMLSELNLEVQQKTDRLAEVELRLKDCLAEKAQEEERLSRRLRDSHETIASLRAQSPPVKYVIKTVEVESSKTKQALSDSQARNQHLQEQVAMQRQVLKEMEQQLQSSHQLTARLRAQIAMYEAELERAHGQMLEEMQSLEEDKNRAIEEAFARAQVEMKAVHENLAGVRTNLLTLQPALRTLTNDYNGLKRQVRGFPLLLQEALRGVKAEIGQAIEEVNSNNQELLRKYRRELQLRKKCHNELVRLKGNIRVIARVRPVTREDREGPEATNAVTFDPDDDSIIHLLHKGKPVSFELDKVFSPRASQLDVFQEVQALITSCIDGFNVCIFAYGQTGAGKTYTMEGTPENPGINQRALQLLFSEVQEKASDWKYTITVSAAEIYNEVLRDLLGQEPQEKLEIRLCPDGSGQLYVPGLTEFQVQGVDDINKVFEFSHTNRTTEFTNLNEHSSRSHALLIVTVRGVDCSTGLRTAGKLNLVDLAGSERVGKSGAEGSRLREAQHINKSLSALGDVIAALRSRQGHVPFRNSKLTYLLQDSLSGDSKTLMVVQVSPVEKNTSETLYSLKFAERVRSVELGPGSRRAELGSWSSQEHLEWEPVCQTLQPAARAHSAPGSGTASRPGSIRRKLQPSGKSRPVPV, from the exons ATGGTCCCGTCGCGCAGGACGTGGAACCTGGGAGCCACGCCCTCGCTGTGCAGCCTGTGGAGAGTGGGCCGGGCCGGGGAGCCCGCGCAGGGGATGGCTCGCCCCGCCCCAGCCAGCCCTGCCACCCGCCCTTTCCCACACACCGGCCCGGGGAGGTTGAGAACTG GGCGTGGAAAAGACATCCCAGCCAGCGGTGACGAGGACGCCAGCACCCGAAGTGCAGCTCGCCCGGCCCTGGCTCAGTGCCGAGCCCTCAGCGTGGACTGGGCTGGCCCCGGGAGTCCCCACAGGCTCTACGTGACCGTGCAG CAGGCCCTGCTGGACAAGGGGTGCAAGAGCAAGAGTCAGGGGACAAAAGAAGAGAAGCTCCTGAAGAGGCAGGCACTGGCCCCCAGGCGGGACCGGGAGGCCCAGGAAGCTGGTGGCACCATGAATATAGAGAAAACAG GTGGGCGGCTCTTTGGCAGCGGGAGGTGCTCGAGCCTGTCGGGGCTGCCAGGTGCGGCCCCTGTGGTGCATAGAATGGTGGAGGCCATGTCCCAGCTGCAGGAGGAGAAAGCCCGGCTACAGGAGGAGCTGGCGGCCCTACGGGAGAGGCTGGCCCTCCAAGACAGTGACCAGCCAATCACATCCACCCAGCTGCAGAAACAG GtggaaaacctgaaggagaagCTCATTAGCCAGGCCCAGGAAGCAAGCCGTCTTCGATCAGAGCTG GGGGGCACCGACTTGGAGAAGCACTGGGACCTGCTGATGGTGGAGAATGAGCGGCTGAGGCAGGAGATGCGGCGCTGCGAGGCTGAGCTGCAGGAGCTGCGCACCAAGCCAGCTGCCCCCTGTGCGGGCTGTGAGCACAGCCAG GAGAGCGCCCAGCTCCGGGACAAGCTGTCACAGCTGCAGCTGGAGGTGGTGGAGAACAAAGGCATGCTGTCAGAGCTGAACCTGGAGGTGCAACAGAAGACCGACCGGCTGGCCGAGGTGGAGCTGCGCCTCAAGGACTGCCTGGCCGAGAAGGCGCAGGAGGAGGAGCGGCTCAGCCGGCGCCTGCGGGACAGCCACGAGACCATCGCCAGCCTGCGGGCCCAGTCGCCGCCCGTGAAG TATGTCATCAAGACCGTGGAGGTGGAGTCGTCTAAGACCAAGCAGGCCCTCAGTGACTCCCAGGCCCGGAACCAGCACCTGCAGGAGCAGGTGGCCATGCAGAGGCAGGTGCTGAAGGAGATGGAGCAACAGCTGCAGAGCTCGCACCAGCTGACTGCGAGGCTCAGGGCACAG ATCGCCATGTACGAGGCAGAGCTGGAACGGGCACACGGGCAGATGCTGGAGGAGATGCAGTCCCTGGAGGAGGACAAGAACCGGGCCATCGAGGAGGCCTTTGCCAGAGCCCAGGTGGAGATGAAGGCTGTGCATGAGAACCTGGCAG GCGTCCGGACCAACCTGCTGACGCTGCAGCCAGCACTACGGACCCTCACCAACGACTACAACGGGCTCAAGCGGCAGGTGCGCGGCTTCCCCCTGTTGCTGCAGGAGGCCCTCCGGGGCGTCAAGGCCGAG ATCGGCCAGGCCATCGAGGAGGTGAACAGCAACAACCAGGAGCTGCTGCGCAAGTACCGCCGGGAGCTGCAGCTGCGCAAGAAGTGCCACAACGAGCTCGTGCGGCTGAAAG GGAATATCCGGGTGATCGCTCGGGTCCGGCCAGTCACCAGAGAGGACAGAGAAGGACCTGAGGCAACTAATGCTGTGACCTTCGATCCCGATGATGATTCCATCATTCACCTGCTACATAAAGGAAAGCCTGTGTCCTTTGAGCTGGACAAGGTCTTCTCCCcgagggcctcacagctggac GTGTTCCAGGAAGTGCAGGCCCTGATCACCTCCTGCATCGATGGTTTCAATGTCTGCATCTTTGCCTATGGCCAGACGGGCGCCGGCAAGACCTACACGATGGAG GGGACCCCTGAGAACCCAGGCATCAACCAGCGGGCCCTGCAGCTGCTCTTCTCCGAGGTGCAGGAGAAGGCATCTGACTGGAAGTACACCATCACAGTCAGTGCAGCTGAGATCTACAATGAGGTCCTCAG GGACCTGCTGGGGCAGGAGCCCCAAGAGAAGCTGGAGATCCGGCTGTGCCCAGATGGCAGTGGGCAGTTGTATGTGCCCGGACTGACTGAGTTCCAGGTGCAGGGCGTGGACGACATCAacaag GTGTTTGAGTTCAGCCACACCAACCGCACGACAGAGTTCACCAACCTGAACGAGCACAGCTCCCGCTCACACGCCCTGCTCATTGTGACAGTGCGCGGTGTGGACTGCAGCACAGGCCTCCGCACCGCGG GTAAGCTGAACCTCGTGGACTTGGCTGGCTCAGAGCGAGTGGGCAAGTCGGGGGCTGAGGGCAGCCGCCTGCGGGAGGCACAGCACATCAACAAGTCCCTGTCAGCCCTGGGAGACGTCATTGCTGCCCTGCGATCCCGTCAGGGCCATGTGCCCTTCCGCAACTCCAAGCTCACCTACCTACTGCAGGATTCGCTCAGTGGGGACAGCAAGACCCTCATGGTGGTGCAG GTGTCCCCCGTGGAGAAGAACACCAGTGAGACGCTCTACTCCCTCAAGTTTGCTGAGAGGGTCCGCTCTGTGGAGCTGGGCCCCGGGTCCCGCAGGGCAGAGCTCGGGTCCTGGTCTAGCCAGGAGCATCTGGAG TGGGAGCCGGTGTGCCAGACACTGCAGCCTGCAGCACGAGCACATTCAGCCCCTGGCTCTGGGACCGCTAGCCGCCCGGGCTCCATCCGGAGGAAGCTGCAGCCCTCGG GCAAGTCGAGGCCGGTGCCTGTATGA
- the KIFC3 gene encoding kinesin-like protein KIFC3 isoform X6, whose translation MVEAMSQLQEEKARLQEELAALRERLALQDSDQPITSTQLQKQVENLKEKLISQAQEASRLRSELGGTDLEKHWDLLMVENERLRQEMRRCEAELQELRTKPAAPCAGCEHSQESAQLRDKLSQLQLEVVENKGMLSELNLEVQQKTDRLAEVELRLKDCLAEKAQEEERLSRRLRDSHETIASLRAQSPPVKYVIKTVEVESSKTKQALSDSQARNQHLQEQVAMQRQVLKEMEQQLQSSHQLTARLRAQIAMYEAELERAHGQMLEEMQSLEEDKNRAIEEAFARAQVEMKAVHENLAGVRTNLLTLQPALRTLTNDYNGLKRQVRGFPLLLQEALRGVKAEIGQAIEEVNSNNQELLRKYRRELQLRKKCHNELVRLKGNIRVIARVRPVTREDREGPEATNAVTFDPDDDSIIHLLHKGKPVSFELDKVFSPRASQLDVFQEVQALITSCIDGFNVCIFAYGQTGAGKTYTMEGTPENPGINQRALQLLFSEVQEKASDWKYTITVSAAEIYNEVLRDLLGQEPQEKLEIRLCPDGSGQLYVPGLTEFQVQGVDDINKVFEFSHTNRTTEFTNLNEHSSRSHALLIVTVRGVDCSTGLRTAGKLNLVDLAGSERVGKSGAEGSRLREAQHINKSLSALGDVIAALRSRQGHVPFRNSKLTYLLQDSLSGDSKTLMVVQVSPVEKNTSETLYSLKFAERVRSVELGPGSRRAELGSWSSQEHLEWEPVCQTLQPAARAHSAPGSGTASRPGSIRRKLQPSGKSRPVPV comes from the exons ATGGTGGAGGCCATGTCCCAGCTGCAGGAGGAGAAAGCCCGGCTACAGGAGGAGCTGGCGGCCCTACGGGAGAGGCTGGCCCTCCAAGACAGTGACCAGCCAATCACATCCACCCAGCTGCAGAAACAG GtggaaaacctgaaggagaagCTCATTAGCCAGGCCCAGGAAGCAAGCCGTCTTCGATCAGAGCTG GGGGGCACCGACTTGGAGAAGCACTGGGACCTGCTGATGGTGGAGAATGAGCGGCTGAGGCAGGAGATGCGGCGCTGCGAGGCTGAGCTGCAGGAGCTGCGCACCAAGCCAGCTGCCCCCTGTGCGGGCTGTGAGCACAGCCAG GAGAGCGCCCAGCTCCGGGACAAGCTGTCACAGCTGCAGCTGGAGGTGGTGGAGAACAAAGGCATGCTGTCAGAGCTGAACCTGGAGGTGCAACAGAAGACCGACCGGCTGGCCGAGGTGGAGCTGCGCCTCAAGGACTGCCTGGCCGAGAAGGCGCAGGAGGAGGAGCGGCTCAGCCGGCGCCTGCGGGACAGCCACGAGACCATCGCCAGCCTGCGGGCCCAGTCGCCGCCCGTGAAG TATGTCATCAAGACCGTGGAGGTGGAGTCGTCTAAGACCAAGCAGGCCCTCAGTGACTCCCAGGCCCGGAACCAGCACCTGCAGGAGCAGGTGGCCATGCAGAGGCAGGTGCTGAAGGAGATGGAGCAACAGCTGCAGAGCTCGCACCAGCTGACTGCGAGGCTCAGGGCACAG ATCGCCATGTACGAGGCAGAGCTGGAACGGGCACACGGGCAGATGCTGGAGGAGATGCAGTCCCTGGAGGAGGACAAGAACCGGGCCATCGAGGAGGCCTTTGCCAGAGCCCAGGTGGAGATGAAGGCTGTGCATGAGAACCTGGCAG GCGTCCGGACCAACCTGCTGACGCTGCAGCCAGCACTACGGACCCTCACCAACGACTACAACGGGCTCAAGCGGCAGGTGCGCGGCTTCCCCCTGTTGCTGCAGGAGGCCCTCCGGGGCGTCAAGGCCGAG ATCGGCCAGGCCATCGAGGAGGTGAACAGCAACAACCAGGAGCTGCTGCGCAAGTACCGCCGGGAGCTGCAGCTGCGCAAGAAGTGCCACAACGAGCTCGTGCGGCTGAAAG GGAATATCCGGGTGATCGCTCGGGTCCGGCCAGTCACCAGAGAGGACAGAGAAGGACCTGAGGCAACTAATGCTGTGACCTTCGATCCCGATGATGATTCCATCATTCACCTGCTACATAAAGGAAAGCCTGTGTCCTTTGAGCTGGACAAGGTCTTCTCCCcgagggcctcacagctggac GTGTTCCAGGAAGTGCAGGCCCTGATCACCTCCTGCATCGATGGTTTCAATGTCTGCATCTTTGCCTATGGCCAGACGGGCGCCGGCAAGACCTACACGATGGAG GGGACCCCTGAGAACCCAGGCATCAACCAGCGGGCCCTGCAGCTGCTCTTCTCCGAGGTGCAGGAGAAGGCATCTGACTGGAAGTACACCATCACAGTCAGTGCAGCTGAGATCTACAATGAGGTCCTCAG GGACCTGCTGGGGCAGGAGCCCCAAGAGAAGCTGGAGATCCGGCTGTGCCCAGATGGCAGTGGGCAGTTGTATGTGCCCGGACTGACTGAGTTCCAGGTGCAGGGCGTGGACGACATCAacaag GTGTTTGAGTTCAGCCACACCAACCGCACGACAGAGTTCACCAACCTGAACGAGCACAGCTCCCGCTCACACGCCCTGCTCATTGTGACAGTGCGCGGTGTGGACTGCAGCACAGGCCTCCGCACCGCGG GTAAGCTGAACCTCGTGGACTTGGCTGGCTCAGAGCGAGTGGGCAAGTCGGGGGCTGAGGGCAGCCGCCTGCGGGAGGCACAGCACATCAACAAGTCCCTGTCAGCCCTGGGAGACGTCATTGCTGCCCTGCGATCCCGTCAGGGCCATGTGCCCTTCCGCAACTCCAAGCTCACCTACCTACTGCAGGATTCGCTCAGTGGGGACAGCAAGACCCTCATGGTGGTGCAG GTGTCCCCCGTGGAGAAGAACACCAGTGAGACGCTCTACTCCCTCAAGTTTGCTGAGAGGGTCCGCTCTGTGGAGCTGGGCCCCGGGTCCCGCAGGGCAGAGCTCGGGTCCTGGTCTAGCCAGGAGCATCTGGAG TGGGAGCCGGTGTGCCAGACACTGCAGCCTGCAGCACGAGCACATTCAGCCCCTGGCTCTGGGACCGCTAGCCGCCCGGGCTCCATCCGGAGGAAGCTGCAGCCCTCGG GCAAGTCGAGGCCGGTGCCTGTATGA
- the KIFC3 gene encoding kinesin-like protein KIFC3 isoform X7, translated as MVENERLRQEMRRCEAELQELRTKPAAPCAGCEHSQESAQLRDKLSQLQLEVVENKGMLSELNLEVQQKTDRLAEVELRLKDCLAEKAQEEERLSRRLRDSHETIASLRAQSPPVKYVIKTVEVESSKTKQALSDSQARNQHLQEQVAMQRQVLKEMEQQLQSSHQLTARLRAQIAMYEAELERAHGQMLEEMQSLEEDKNRAIEEAFARAQVEMKAVHENLAGVRTNLLTLQPALRTLTNDYNGLKRQVRGFPLLLQEALRGVKAEIGQAIEEVNSNNQELLRKYRRELQLRKKCHNELVRLKGNIRVIARVRPVTREDREGPEATNAVTFDPDDDSIIHLLHKGKPVSFELDKVFSPRASQLDVFQEVQALITSCIDGFNVCIFAYGQTGAGKTYTMEGTPENPGINQRALQLLFSEVQEKASDWKYTITVSAAEIYNEVLRDLLGQEPQEKLEIRLCPDGSGQLYVPGLTEFQVQGVDDINKVFEFSHTNRTTEFTNLNEHSSRSHALLIVTVRGVDCSTGLRTAGKLNLVDLAGSERVGKSGAEGSRLREAQHINKSLSALGDVIAALRSRQGHVPFRNSKLTYLLQDSLSGDSKTLMVVQVSPVEKNTSETLYSLKFAERVRSVELGPGSRRAELGSWSSQEHLEWEPVCQTLQPAARAHSAPGSGTASRPGSIRRKLQPSGKSRPVPV; from the exons ATGGTGGAGAATGAGCGGCTGAGGCAGGAGATGCGGCGCTGCGAGGCTGAGCTGCAGGAGCTGCGCACCAAGCCAGCTGCCCCCTGTGCGGGCTGTGAGCACAGCCAG GAGAGCGCCCAGCTCCGGGACAAGCTGTCACAGCTGCAGCTGGAGGTGGTGGAGAACAAAGGCATGCTGTCAGAGCTGAACCTGGAGGTGCAACAGAAGACCGACCGGCTGGCCGAGGTGGAGCTGCGCCTCAAGGACTGCCTGGCCGAGAAGGCGCAGGAGGAGGAGCGGCTCAGCCGGCGCCTGCGGGACAGCCACGAGACCATCGCCAGCCTGCGGGCCCAGTCGCCGCCCGTGAAG TATGTCATCAAGACCGTGGAGGTGGAGTCGTCTAAGACCAAGCAGGCCCTCAGTGACTCCCAGGCCCGGAACCAGCACCTGCAGGAGCAGGTGGCCATGCAGAGGCAGGTGCTGAAGGAGATGGAGCAACAGCTGCAGAGCTCGCACCAGCTGACTGCGAGGCTCAGGGCACAG ATCGCCATGTACGAGGCAGAGCTGGAACGGGCACACGGGCAGATGCTGGAGGAGATGCAGTCCCTGGAGGAGGACAAGAACCGGGCCATCGAGGAGGCCTTTGCCAGAGCCCAGGTGGAGATGAAGGCTGTGCATGAGAACCTGGCAG GCGTCCGGACCAACCTGCTGACGCTGCAGCCAGCACTACGGACCCTCACCAACGACTACAACGGGCTCAAGCGGCAGGTGCGCGGCTTCCCCCTGTTGCTGCAGGAGGCCCTCCGGGGCGTCAAGGCCGAG ATCGGCCAGGCCATCGAGGAGGTGAACAGCAACAACCAGGAGCTGCTGCGCAAGTACCGCCGGGAGCTGCAGCTGCGCAAGAAGTGCCACAACGAGCTCGTGCGGCTGAAAG GGAATATCCGGGTGATCGCTCGGGTCCGGCCAGTCACCAGAGAGGACAGAGAAGGACCTGAGGCAACTAATGCTGTGACCTTCGATCCCGATGATGATTCCATCATTCACCTGCTACATAAAGGAAAGCCTGTGTCCTTTGAGCTGGACAAGGTCTTCTCCCcgagggcctcacagctggac GTGTTCCAGGAAGTGCAGGCCCTGATCACCTCCTGCATCGATGGTTTCAATGTCTGCATCTTTGCCTATGGCCAGACGGGCGCCGGCAAGACCTACACGATGGAG GGGACCCCTGAGAACCCAGGCATCAACCAGCGGGCCCTGCAGCTGCTCTTCTCCGAGGTGCAGGAGAAGGCATCTGACTGGAAGTACACCATCACAGTCAGTGCAGCTGAGATCTACAATGAGGTCCTCAG GGACCTGCTGGGGCAGGAGCCCCAAGAGAAGCTGGAGATCCGGCTGTGCCCAGATGGCAGTGGGCAGTTGTATGTGCCCGGACTGACTGAGTTCCAGGTGCAGGGCGTGGACGACATCAacaag GTGTTTGAGTTCAGCCACACCAACCGCACGACAGAGTTCACCAACCTGAACGAGCACAGCTCCCGCTCACACGCCCTGCTCATTGTGACAGTGCGCGGTGTGGACTGCAGCACAGGCCTCCGCACCGCGG GTAAGCTGAACCTCGTGGACTTGGCTGGCTCAGAGCGAGTGGGCAAGTCGGGGGCTGAGGGCAGCCGCCTGCGGGAGGCACAGCACATCAACAAGTCCCTGTCAGCCCTGGGAGACGTCATTGCTGCCCTGCGATCCCGTCAGGGCCATGTGCCCTTCCGCAACTCCAAGCTCACCTACCTACTGCAGGATTCGCTCAGTGGGGACAGCAAGACCCTCATGGTGGTGCAG GTGTCCCCCGTGGAGAAGAACACCAGTGAGACGCTCTACTCCCTCAAGTTTGCTGAGAGGGTCCGCTCTGTGGAGCTGGGCCCCGGGTCCCGCAGGGCAGAGCTCGGGTCCTGGTCTAGCCAGGAGCATCTGGAG TGGGAGCCGGTGTGCCAGACACTGCAGCCTGCAGCACGAGCACATTCAGCCCCTGGCTCTGGGACCGCTAGCCGCCCGGGCTCCATCCGGAGGAAGCTGCAGCCCTCGG GCAAGTCGAGGCCGGTGCCTGTATGA
- the KIFC3 gene encoding kinesin-like protein KIFC3 isoform X3 — MVPSRRTWNLGATPSLCSLWRVGRAGEPAQGMARPAPASPATRPFPHTGPGRLRTGRGKDIPASGDEDASTRSAARPALAQCRALSVDWAGPGSPHRLYVTVQQALLDKGCKSKSQGTKEEKLLKRQALAPRRDREAQEAGGTMNIEKTGGRLFGSGRCSSLSGLPGAAPVVHRMVEAMSQLQEEKARLQEELAALRERLALQDSDQPITSTQLQKQVENLKEKLISQAQEASRLRSELGGTDLEKHWDLLMVENERLRQEMRRCEAELQELRTKPAAPCAGCEHSQESAQLRDKLSQLQLEVVENKGMLSELNLEVQQKTDRLAEVELRLKDCLAEKAQEEERLSRRLRDSHETIASLRAQSPPVKYVIKTVEVESSKTKQALSDSQARNQHLQEQVAMQRQVLKEMEQQLQSSHQLTARLRAQIAMYEAELERAHGQMLEEMQSLEEDKNRAIEEAFARAQVEMKAVHENLAGVRTNLLTLQPALRTLTNDYNGLKRQVRGFPLLLQEALRGVKAEIGQAIEEVNSNNQELLRKYRRELQLRKKCHNELVRLKGNIRVIARVRPVTREDREGPEATNAVTFDPDDDSIIHLLHKGKPVSFELDKVFSPRASQLDVFQEVQALITSCIDGFNVCIFAYGQTGAGKTYTMEGTPENPGINQRALQLLFSEVQEKASDWKYTITVSAAEIYNEVLRDLLGQEPQEKLEIRLCPDGSGQLYVPGLTEFQVQGVDDINKVFEFSHTNRTTEFTNLNEHSSRSHALLIVTVRGVDCSTGLRTAGKLNLVDLAGSERVGKSGAEGSRLREAQHINKSLSALGDVIAALRSRQGHVPFRNSKLTYLLQDSLSGDSKTLMVVQASRGRCLYDGHIHPARPELGPEASLACVCCSARSLDPRPEWRFLFCPISPERRNMFRRKWCLSAVALDANAWA, encoded by the exons ATGGTCCCGTCGCGCAGGACGTGGAACCTGGGAGCCACGCCCTCGCTGTGCAGCCTGTGGAGAGTGGGCCGGGCCGGGGAGCCCGCGCAGGGGATGGCTCGCCCCGCCCCAGCCAGCCCTGCCACCCGCCCTTTCCCACACACCGGCCCGGGGAGGTTGAGAACTG GGCGTGGAAAAGACATCCCAGCCAGCGGTGACGAGGACGCCAGCACCCGAAGTGCAGCTCGCCCGGCCCTGGCTCAGTGCCGAGCCCTCAGCGTGGACTGGGCTGGCCCCGGGAGTCCCCACAGGCTCTACGTGACCGTGCAG CAGGCCCTGCTGGACAAGGGGTGCAAGAGCAAGAGTCAGGGGACAAAAGAAGAGAAGCTCCTGAAGAGGCAGGCACTGGCCCCCAGGCGGGACCGGGAGGCCCAGGAAGCTGGTGGCACCATGAATATAGAGAAAACAG GTGGGCGGCTCTTTGGCAGCGGGAGGTGCTCGAGCCTGTCGGGGCTGCCAGGTGCGGCCCCTGTGGTGCATAGAATGGTGGAGGCCATGTCCCAGCTGCAGGAGGAGAAAGCCCGGCTACAGGAGGAGCTGGCGGCCCTACGGGAGAGGCTGGCCCTCCAAGACAGTGACCAGCCAATCACATCCACCCAGCTGCAGAAACAG GtggaaaacctgaaggagaagCTCATTAGCCAGGCCCAGGAAGCAAGCCGTCTTCGATCAGAGCTG GGGGGCACCGACTTGGAGAAGCACTGGGACCTGCTGATGGTGGAGAATGAGCGGCTGAGGCAGGAGATGCGGCGCTGCGAGGCTGAGCTGCAGGAGCTGCGCACCAAGCCAGCTGCCCCCTGTGCGGGCTGTGAGCACAGCCAG GAGAGCGCCCAGCTCCGGGACAAGCTGTCACAGCTGCAGCTGGAGGTGGTGGAGAACAAAGGCATGCTGTCAGAGCTGAACCTGGAGGTGCAACAGAAGACCGACCGGCTGGCCGAGGTGGAGCTGCGCCTCAAGGACTGCCTGGCCGAGAAGGCGCAGGAGGAGGAGCGGCTCAGCCGGCGCCTGCGGGACAGCCACGAGACCATCGCCAGCCTGCGGGCCCAGTCGCCGCCCGTGAAG TATGTCATCAAGACCGTGGAGGTGGAGTCGTCTAAGACCAAGCAGGCCCTCAGTGACTCCCAGGCCCGGAACCAGCACCTGCAGGAGCAGGTGGCCATGCAGAGGCAGGTGCTGAAGGAGATGGAGCAACAGCTGCAGAGCTCGCACCAGCTGACTGCGAGGCTCAGGGCACAG ATCGCCATGTACGAGGCAGAGCTGGAACGGGCACACGGGCAGATGCTGGAGGAGATGCAGTCCCTGGAGGAGGACAAGAACCGGGCCATCGAGGAGGCCTTTGCCAGAGCCCAGGTGGAGATGAAGGCTGTGCATGAGAACCTGGCAG GCGTCCGGACCAACCTGCTGACGCTGCAGCCAGCACTACGGACCCTCACCAACGACTACAACGGGCTCAAGCGGCAGGTGCGCGGCTTCCCCCTGTTGCTGCAGGAGGCCCTCCGGGGCGTCAAGGCCGAG ATCGGCCAGGCCATCGAGGAGGTGAACAGCAACAACCAGGAGCTGCTGCGCAAGTACCGCCGGGAGCTGCAGCTGCGCAAGAAGTGCCACAACGAGCTCGTGCGGCTGAAAG GGAATATCCGGGTGATCGCTCGGGTCCGGCCAGTCACCAGAGAGGACAGAGAAGGACCTGAGGCAACTAATGCTGTGACCTTCGATCCCGATGATGATTCCATCATTCACCTGCTACATAAAGGAAAGCCTGTGTCCTTTGAGCTGGACAAGGTCTTCTCCCcgagggcctcacagctggac GTGTTCCAGGAAGTGCAGGCCCTGATCACCTCCTGCATCGATGGTTTCAATGTCTGCATCTTTGCCTATGGCCAGACGGGCGCCGGCAAGACCTACACGATGGAG GGGACCCCTGAGAACCCAGGCATCAACCAGCGGGCCCTGCAGCTGCTCTTCTCCGAGGTGCAGGAGAAGGCATCTGACTGGAAGTACACCATCACAGTCAGTGCAGCTGAGATCTACAATGAGGTCCTCAG GGACCTGCTGGGGCAGGAGCCCCAAGAGAAGCTGGAGATCCGGCTGTGCCCAGATGGCAGTGGGCAGTTGTATGTGCCCGGACTGACTGAGTTCCAGGTGCAGGGCGTGGACGACATCAacaag GTGTTTGAGTTCAGCCACACCAACCGCACGACAGAGTTCACCAACCTGAACGAGCACAGCTCCCGCTCACACGCCCTGCTCATTGTGACAGTGCGCGGTGTGGACTGCAGCACAGGCCTCCGCACCGCGG GTAAGCTGAACCTCGTGGACTTGGCTGGCTCAGAGCGAGTGGGCAAGTCGGGGGCTGAGGGCAGCCGCCTGCGGGAGGCACAGCACATCAACAAGTCCCTGTCAGCCCTGGGAGACGTCATTGCTGCCCTGCGATCCCGTCAGGGCCATGTGCCCTTCCGCAACTCCAAGCTCACCTACCTACTGCAGGATTCGCTCAGTGGGGACAGCAAGACCCTCATGGTGGTGCAG GCAAGTCGAGGCCGGTGCCTGTATGACGGACACATCCACCCTGCCAGACCAGAGCTGGGCCCTGAAGCCTCGCTGGCCTGCGTCTGCTGCAGTGCCAGGAGCCTGGACCCAAGGCCAGAGTGGAGGTTCCTCTTCTGCCCCATCTCTCCTGAGAGGAGAAACATGTTCAGAAGGAAATGGTGTCTCTCAGCTGTGGCTCTGGATGCAAATGCATGGGCTTGA